A section of the bacterium genome encodes:
- a CDS encoding 4a-hydroxytetrahydrobiopterin dehydratase, whose protein sequence is MAVLLNQEEIKKRLINTNGWALVGEAIQKEFSFKGFAEALRFVNRVGELAEGMDHHPDMTLHAYKKVKLTLTTHDARTADGQKASGLTRIDFDLADRIENALRKLDGS, encoded by the coding sequence ATGGCGGTTCTGCTGAACCAAGAAGAAATTAAAAAAAGGCTAATCAATACGAATGGTTGGGCGCTTGTTGGAGAGGCGATCCAAAAGGAATTCTCCTTCAAGGGCTTTGCGGAGGCCTTGAGGTTCGTGAACCGGGTCGGGGAGTTGGCGGAGGGGATGGACCATCATCCGGACATGACCCTCCATGCCTATAAAAAGGTGAAGTTGACGCTGACGACGCACGACGCGAGGACGGCGGACGGCCAGAAGGCGAGCGGGCTCACGCGGATTGATTTTGATCTTGCCGATCGCATCGAGAACGCCCTGAGAAAACTTGACGGCTCATAA
- a CDS encoding thioredoxin family protein, translated as MATPSKDSCRLRLGDGAPDFHLPAVDGKKYSLASFKDKRVLVVFFTCNHCPYVQGWDGRVIALQREFASKGVQFAGINANETVHYPDDSFDKMVVRAKEIGINWIYLRDESQEAARAYDAACTPEFYVFDAARKLRYHGRLDDNHQDAKGAKTHDLRNALEDLTAGREIRTPLTHAMGCSIKWA; from the coding sequence ATGGCAACACCCTCCAAGGACAGTTGCAGGCTTCGCTTGGGCGACGGGGCGCCGGATTTCCACCTGCCCGCCGTCGACGGCAAGAAATATTCGCTGGCTTCTTTTAAGGACAAGCGGGTTCTCGTCGTTTTCTTCACCTGCAACCATTGCCCTTACGTCCAGGGATGGGACGGCCGCGTGATCGCGCTTCAAAGGGAATTCGCTTCTAAAGGCGTTCAGTTCGCGGGCATCAACGCCAACGAGACCGTTCATTATCCCGACGACAGCTTCGACAAGATGGTCGTCCGTGCCAAGGAGATCGGCATCAACTGGATCTATCTGAGGGACGAATCCCAGGAAGCCGCGCGCGCCTATGACGCCGCCTGCACGCCGGAGTTCTACGTCTTCGACGCCGCGCGAAAACTCCGATATCATGGCCGCCTGGACGACAATCACCAAGACGCCAAGGGGGCGAAGACCCACGATCTCAGGAACGCTCTCGAGGACTTAACCGCCGGCCGCGAAATTCGCACACCCCTGACCCACGCCATGGGGTGTTCCATCAAATGGGCCTGA
- a CDS encoding zinc-binding dehydrogenase, whose product MQAIRIHAHGGPEVLKIDDIDVPELRPDHALVRVKAAAMNHMDLWVRKGMPGVKIPLPIILGCEAAGVVEDPGDLRNFKKGAEVVIAPSTSCNICEACLSGNDHYCREYKIYGEHRDGTECETMLVPACNLLLKPKRLSFEEAAAIPLAFLTAWQMLVDRAQVRSGQTVLILAAASGVSSAGVQIAKLFGARVIATASDETKFPKIQELGADHVINHRKQDIAEEVKKLTDKRGVDIVFEHVGAAVWEKCLRSLAFGGRLVTCGATTGYDVKVDLRHIFIKQQQILGSTMGPKASLFKILRLVSEGRLSPVLDRVFPFSQAPEAHHYLEQGSQMGKVVLVP is encoded by the coding sequence ATGCAGGCCATCCGCATCCACGCTCACGGCGGCCCGGAAGTCCTCAAAATCGATGACATCGACGTCCCGGAACTCCGGCCCGATCACGCCCTCGTGCGCGTGAAGGCCGCGGCCATGAATCACATGGATTTGTGGGTCCGAAAGGGCATGCCGGGCGTGAAGATCCCGCTTCCGATCATTTTAGGCTGCGAAGCAGCCGGTGTCGTAGAAGACCCCGGCGATCTCCGGAATTTCAAAAAGGGGGCTGAGGTTGTCATCGCCCCCTCCACGAGCTGCAACATCTGCGAGGCCTGCCTGTCGGGCAACGACCACTATTGCCGCGAATACAAGATTTACGGCGAGCATCGGGACGGCACCGAGTGCGAAACCATGCTCGTCCCGGCCTGCAATCTCCTGCTCAAGCCAAAGCGTCTCTCCTTTGAAGAGGCCGCCGCGATCCCCCTCGCCTTTCTCACCGCGTGGCAGATGCTGGTGGATCGCGCCCAGGTCCGGTCCGGCCAAACCGTCCTCATCCTGGCCGCCGCCTCGGGCGTGAGCTCCGCGGGCGTGCAGATCGCAAAGCTCTTCGGCGCGCGCGTGATCGCGACGGCGAGCGACGAGACAAAATTTCCGAAGATTCAGGAGCTGGGCGCCGACCACGTCATCAATCACCGCAAACAGGACATTGCCGAAGAAGTGAAAAAACTAACCGACAAGCGCGGCGTCGATATCGTCTTCGAACACGTGGGCGCCGCCGTCTGGGAGAAGTGCCTCAGGTCCTTGGCCTTCGGCGGGCGGCTCGTCACCTGCGGGGCGACCACCGGCTACGACGTGAAGGTCGACTTGAGACACATCTTCATCAAGCAGCAGCAGATCCTGGGATCGACGATGGGACCGAAGGCGAGCCTCTTTAAGATTTTGAGGCTCGTTTCCGAGGGGAGGCTTTCGCCGGTTTTGGACCGGGTGTTTCCGTTTTCGCAGGCGCCGGAGGCGCACCACTACTTGGAGCAGGGGTCGCAGATGGGGAAGGTGGTGCTGGTTCCTTAG
- a CDS encoding 6-carboxytetrahydropterin synthase has protein sequence MFKVCKEITFCYGHRLMSYDGPCMHPHGHNGRAEIHLKGDTLDGRYILFEFGDLKEIVKTWIDDTLDHRMLLRKDDPLLEPLRKLGEPVTVFDVNPTAEAIAQKIYAYCREKKLPIEEVRVWETESSFASYRE, from the coding sequence ATGTTTAAGGTCTGCAAAGAAATCACCTTCTGCTACGGCCACCGCCTGATGAGCTACGACGGCCCGTGCATGCACCCGCACGGCCACAACGGAAGGGCCGAGATCCATTTGAAGGGCGACACGCTGGACGGGCGTTATATCCTTTTTGAGTTCGGGGACTTGAAGGAGATCGTCAAGACCTGGATCGACGACACTTTGGACCATCGCATGCTCCTCCGCAAGGACGACCCCTTGCTGGAGCCTTTGAGAAAGCTCGGCGAGCCCGTGACGGTCTTTGATGTGAATCCCACCGCCGAGGCGATCGCTCAGAAAATCTACGCTTATTGCAGAGAAAAAAAATTGCCGATCGAGGAAGTGAGGGTTTGGGAGACCGAATCGTCCTTCGCGTCGTATCGGGAATAA
- a CDS encoding FAD-dependent thymidylate synthase, which translates to MTERTFLSEPPVVTLAGVISEPYNLAIATARTCYSAKGIITREDVTRDEKALALRDKIGGSTLAAGHLTTRQHAQFVFALDKVSRQFIWSFLHSHPYYNSEQVSQRYVKVARGHYTIPPVGERRARAYTETVDFATDRYLKLIELLMPDIQRRFFGLFPARAKNGVDYGVSLKKRAYEVARYVLPVATHAYLYHSISALTLLRYRRLCGIFDTPFEQRHVVGRMVEEVLKVDPDFEKDLKDPMPLDETPEYKIFREFDGNGGHDHHAKEFIAEFDGSLGGRVSKLVDYKKNAEDSLSQSVRNTLGLTRDRLSDDDAIDLLLNPSKNRYFGDTLNVTTMAKLTRAMVHPHYTFRKKISHTADSQDQRHRMTPASRPVLWAHYSGEPDYIEPMLVRENEEVREVYADTMKTLFGTINRLLNDGVAPEFALYLLPNAFPIRFEESGDLLNLHHKWKARSCYTAQEEIFFATIDELRQVHEVHPKIAEHILAPCYLRMKAGERPYCPEGDRYCGVPVWKQGIEGYSRIL; encoded by the coding sequence GTGACTGAACGAACCTTTCTCTCGGAACCGCCCGTCGTCACCCTCGCCGGAGTCATCTCCGAGCCTTATAACCTGGCGATCGCGACGGCCCGGACCTGCTATTCCGCAAAAGGCATCATCACGCGCGAGGACGTGACGAGGGACGAGAAGGCCCTGGCCCTCCGGGACAAGATCGGCGGGTCGACCCTCGCCGCCGGCCACCTGACCACCCGCCAGCACGCCCAGTTCGTTTTCGCCTTGGACAAGGTCTCGCGGCAGTTCATCTGGTCGTTCCTGCACAGCCATCCTTATTACAATTCCGAGCAGGTGAGTCAGCGCTACGTGAAGGTCGCGCGCGGTCACTACACGATTCCGCCTGTCGGGGAGAGGCGGGCGCGGGCTTACACGGAGACCGTCGATTTCGCCACGGACCGGTATCTCAAGCTGATCGAGCTCCTGATGCCGGATATCCAAAGGCGTTTCTTCGGGCTCTTTCCCGCGCGCGCGAAGAACGGCGTCGATTACGGCGTCTCCCTCAAGAAACGGGCCTATGAAGTGGCGCGCTACGTCCTGCCGGTGGCGACCCACGCCTATCTCTATCATTCGATCAGCGCCCTCACTCTCCTGCGTTACCGGAGGCTCTGCGGCATCTTCGACACGCCCTTCGAGCAGCGTCACGTTGTCGGGCGCATGGTGGAGGAGGTCCTGAAGGTCGATCCCGATTTCGAAAAGGATCTCAAGGACCCCATGCCGTTGGATGAGACGCCGGAATACAAAATCTTCCGCGAGTTCGACGGCAACGGGGGCCACGATCATCATGCCAAGGAGTTCATCGCCGAATTCGACGGATCTCTCGGGGGGCGTGTCTCGAAGCTGGTCGATTACAAGAAGAACGCGGAGGACTCCCTCTCACAGTCGGTGCGGAATACATTGGGGCTGACGCGAGACAGGCTATCGGACGACGACGCCATCGACCTGCTCTTGAATCCTTCGAAGAACCGCTATTTCGGAGACACATTGAACGTGACGACGATGGCCAAGCTCACGCGGGCGATGGTGCATCCGCATTATACGTTCCGGAAAAAGATCTCGCACACGGCGGACTCTCAGGACCAGCGCCACCGGATGACGCCGGCGTCGCGTCCCGTCCTCTGGGCGCATTACTCAGGAGAGCCGGATTACATCGAGCCGATGCTGGTCCGGGAGAACGAGGAAGTTCGGGAGGTTTACGCCGACACGATGAAGACTCTCTTCGGAACGATCAACCGGCTCCTAAACGACGGCGTGGCGCCGGAGTTCGCCCTGTATCTCCTGCCCAACGCCTTTCCGATCCGTTTTGAAGAGTCCGGCGATCTCCTGAACCTCCACCACAAGTGGAAGGCCCGGTCGTGCTACACGGCGCAGGAGGAGATCTTTTTCGCGACGATCGACGAGTTGAGGCAGGTGCACGAGGTCCATCCGAAGATCGCCGAACACATCCTGGCGCCGTGTTATCTCCGCATGAAGGCGGGCGAGCGCCCGTACTGCCCCGAGGGCGACCGCTACTGCGGGGTGCCGGTGTGGAAGCAGGGGATTGAGGGCTATTCGAGAATCTTGTGA
- a CDS encoding GGDEF domain-containing protein, with protein MGLTTSRFLTVRSLLVIVFLLIVGLWFALRVYQVEAVAEIRDAANFVAAEAGRDVEQIEDLQDVVQEYHSIWQEVWQAPEARHRRKLESNRRRFNDILSRFGREAFHDKKSGIDALSKLYFEQTRSLLGESMLMSAQKERVEGLYRQILSEIEALKQVQEEAQEQIVQQGRRVAQTQQEKDLIFLASSLAALAGVIALIWTLLGAPLTGLARGVRLLEAEKWEKPIPVRGFGEISDLIRAFNRMAETIKKQKEELVLEATTDELTGILNFRAFQERVQEELTRAGRMGKPLSLILADIDHFKEFNDTYGHLAGNEALKTLAALLKRNSRRYDLAARFGGEEFALVLPETDGIKAAAIAERFRAAAAAHDHGLTISCGVAAYPAEAKDLDGLIARADQKLYAAKSAGRNRVVA; from the coding sequence ATGGGCCTGACCACGTCTCGCTTTCTGACCGTCCGAAGCCTCCTTGTCATCGTTTTCTTGCTGATCGTCGGTCTTTGGTTCGCCCTGCGCGTTTACCAAGTGGAGGCGGTGGCGGAGATCCGGGACGCCGCGAATTTCGTGGCCGCCGAGGCGGGCAGGGACGTCGAGCAGATCGAGGATCTCCAGGACGTCGTCCAGGAATACCACTCGATTTGGCAGGAGGTCTGGCAGGCCCCGGAAGCGCGTCACCGGCGGAAGCTCGAATCGAACCGGCGCCGGTTCAATGACATCCTCTCGCGGTTCGGCCGGGAGGCTTTCCATGACAAGAAATCGGGGATCGACGCGCTGTCGAAGCTTTATTTTGAGCAAACGCGCAGCCTCCTGGGCGAATCCATGCTGATGTCCGCCCAGAAGGAGCGCGTGGAAGGGCTCTACCGGCAGATTCTCTCCGAGATCGAAGCGCTGAAGCAGGTGCAGGAAGAGGCTCAAGAGCAGATCGTCCAGCAAGGACGCCGCGTCGCGCAGACCCAGCAAGAAAAGGACCTGATCTTCCTCGCCTCTTCCCTCGCGGCCCTGGCGGGCGTGATCGCGTTGATTTGGACTCTCTTGGGCGCGCCCCTGACGGGGCTCGCCCGCGGCGTTCGGCTCCTGGAGGCGGAGAAGTGGGAGAAGCCGATTCCCGTCAGAGGATTCGGGGAAATTTCCGACCTGATCCGCGCCTTCAACCGCATGGCGGAGACGATCAAGAAGCAGAAAGAAGAACTCGTCTTGGAGGCGACGACGGACGAGCTCACGGGCATCCTGAATTTTCGCGCCTTTCAGGAACGCGTCCAGGAAGAATTAACTCGCGCCGGGAGGATGGGAAAGCCTTTGAGCCTCATTTTGGCGGACATCGACCATTTTAAGGAGTTCAACGATACGTACGGGCACCTTGCGGGCAACGAGGCGTTGAAGACCTTGGCGGCCCTCCTGAAGAGGAACAGCCGGAGATACGACCTTGCGGCGCGCTTCGGCGGCGAGGAGTTCGCCCTCGTGCTCCCCGAGACGGACGGGATCAAGGCCGCTGCGATCGCGGAGAGGTTCCGCGCCGCCGCCGCCGCGCACGATCACGGATTGACGATCAGTTGCGGCGTGGCGGCCTATCCCGCGGAGGCGAAGGATCTCGACGGCCTGATCGCCCGCGCGGACCAGAAGCTCTACGCGGCCAAATCGGCAGGGAGGAACCGGGTGGTGGCGTAA
- a CDS encoding DUF177 domain-containing protein — protein sequence MKIKVPDIPEDGMELNASSSQAQDRWFEEVVEKAFEEDFPKGNSARLNLHLLRTSDNVQVSGTAEIDLKPACDRCLEVFEKHTTVPLHVNLAPRNQMHFEEGESEEGLDEDDVAFSFYKGEEIDLSEILREMFVLDIPLRYLCSETCKGLCPRCGKNLNLGPCGCSAQAGDSRFAALKQLLKPTE from the coding sequence ATGAAAATCAAGGTTCCCGACATTCCCGAAGACGGGATGGAGCTGAACGCGTCCTCGTCCCAGGCTCAGGACCGGTGGTTCGAGGAGGTCGTGGAGAAGGCCTTCGAGGAGGACTTCCCGAAAGGCAATTCCGCCCGTTTGAACCTCCATCTGCTCCGGACGAGCGACAACGTCCAAGTTTCCGGCACCGCCGAAATCGACCTCAAACCGGCCTGCGACCGCTGCCTCGAGGTCTTCGAAAAGCATACGACGGTCCCTCTGCACGTCAACCTCGCGCCCCGCAACCAGATGCATTTCGAGGAAGGCGAGAGCGAGGAGGGCTTGGACGAGGACGACGTCGCCTTCTCCTTCTATAAGGGCGAGGAGATCGACCTCTCGGAAATCCTCCGCGAGATGTTCGTCCTGGACATCCCCCTGCGGTACCTCTGCTCCGAGACCTGCAAGGGGCTCTGCCCCCGCTGCGGCAAGAACCTGAACCTCGGCCCCTGCGGGTGCTCCGCCCAGGCCGGGGACTCGAGGTTTGCCGCCTTGAAACAGCTTCTGAAACCCACAGAGTAG
- a CDS encoding 7-cyano-7-deazaguanine synthase, producing MKKGKIAVLASGGIDSNVLLAELARRGHAIYPVYTRFGLIWEKAELHWLKRYLRALPPKLRRRIRPLTILNQPVCDLYRNGWALTGRGTPGYRSDDRKVYLPGRNLLFLSKAAPFCVLRGIRAIAVGTLVSNPFPDASKAFFQSFERSASIALKSPFKILTPFSGLKKRQVIRKGRGLPLHLSFSCLAPRGYKVCGRCNKCAEREKSFS from the coding sequence ATGAAAAAGGGCAAGATCGCGGTCTTGGCGAGCGGGGGGATCGACAGCAACGTCCTCTTGGCCGAATTGGCGAGGCGGGGACATGCCATTTATCCCGTCTATACGCGTTTCGGGCTGATCTGGGAGAAGGCCGAGCTCCATTGGTTGAAAAGATACTTGCGAGCCCTCCCCCCGAAGCTCAGGCGCCGGATCCGTCCGCTGACGATCCTGAACCAGCCGGTGTGCGACCTCTACAGGAACGGCTGGGCGTTGACCGGGCGCGGGACGCCCGGATACCGGTCGGACGATCGAAAGGTCTACCTGCCCGGACGAAACCTCCTCTTTCTCTCCAAAGCCGCCCCTTTTTGCGTCCTTCGCGGCATCCGGGCGATTGCGGTGGGAACGCTTGTCAGCAATCCCTTCCCGGACGCTTCCAAGGCCTTTTTTCAAAGCTTCGAGCGTTCGGCCTCGATCGCCCTCAAATCACCCTTCAAGATCCTCACCCCATTTTCCGGCCTGAAGAAGAGGCAAGTGATCCGGAAGGGACGGGGGTTGCCGCTCCACCTCTCCTTTTCCTGCCTGGCCCCAAGGGGATACAAGGTCTGCGGTCGTTGCAACAAATGCGCCGAGCGAGAGAAATCCTTCTCATGA
- a CDS encoding gamma-glutamyl-gamma-aminobutyrate hydrolase family protein (Members of this family of hydrolases with an active site Cys residue belong to MEROPS family C26.), whose translation MANKILVLQHAPNEGLGVFEEELNKANLPWETLMVSGETLWPSSVKLEEYGGFIILGGPMGVYEQDKYPWIAKELMVVREMLRQKKPILGVCLGAQMIAEAAGGRVFPGDRPEIGWFPIRLDDWFYKRNPCFFQIDPAKPHMVFHWHGDTFEIPSEGYRLAWNDNYKNQAFCFNGNAVGLQFHVEMTEDMIRNWLQGEWSRKQVIASGGDPDKILVDAHKYLPTMGDLAHKIFYGFASLIRSPRRDAA comes from the coding sequence ATGGCCAACAAAATCCTCGTCCTTCAACACGCCCCCAACGAGGGGCTCGGCGTCTTTGAAGAAGAACTCAACAAAGCGAATCTTCCCTGGGAGACCCTCATGGTCTCCGGCGAGACGCTGTGGCCCTCGTCCGTCAAGCTCGAGGAATACGGTGGTTTTATCATCTTAGGCGGGCCGATGGGCGTCTACGAGCAGGACAAGTATCCGTGGATCGCAAAAGAGCTCATGGTCGTCCGGGAGATGCTCCGCCAGAAAAAGCCCATCCTGGGCGTCTGTCTGGGGGCCCAGATGATCGCGGAGGCGGCGGGTGGGCGCGTGTTTCCGGGTGACCGGCCGGAGATCGGCTGGTTCCCGATCCGTCTGGACGATTGGTTCTACAAGCGCAACCCTTGCTTTTTCCAAATCGACCCGGCCAAGCCCCACATGGTCTTCCACTGGCACGGCGACACGTTCGAGATTCCTTCCGAAGGCTATCGCCTCGCCTGGAACGACAACTACAAGAATCAGGCCTTCTGCTTCAACGGCAACGCCGTCGGCCTCCAGTTCCACGTGGAGATGACGGAAGACATGATCCGCAACTGGCTCCAGGGCGAATGGTCCCGCAAGCAGGTCATCGCCTCCGGAGGCGATCCGGACAAGATCCTCGTCGATGCCCACAAGTATTTGCCGACCATGGGGGATCTGGCGCACAAGATCTTTTACGGATTCGCGTCTCTGATCCGCAGCCCCCGCCGCGACGCGGCCTAG
- a CDS encoding class I SAM-dependent methyltransferase produces the protein MNATWWKTQSDRGPFTGYGLERKVPREVKGLIRLLRLKDPKAILDLCCGSGRHAIPLALLGHDVTGFDWSRRLLAEARRAARRSGVSLNLVRGDARRLPFRGRFDVVINMFTSFGYSESEDEDLRVLRGVRKSLKKGGSFLIDVLNREWLVRHFSPSFSQRKSEGGIIKASHRQDFDLRTGRLTTERSLLLVDGKVVRSVLSFTVYSLRELSRLLEAAGLRLEGTYGDFAGRPYGLDTKRMILVART, from the coding sequence ATGAACGCGACCTGGTGGAAGACACAGTCCGATCGCGGGCCGTTCACGGGTTACGGCTTGGAGAGGAAGGTGCCCCGCGAAGTCAAAGGCCTGATCCGATTGCTCCGGTTGAAAGATCCCAAGGCCATCCTGGATCTTTGTTGCGGGTCCGGACGACACGCCATCCCCCTGGCTCTCCTCGGCCACGATGTCACGGGATTCGACTGGTCCCGGCGGCTCCTGGCGGAGGCGCGTCGCGCGGCCCGTCGGTCGGGGGTTTCCCTGAACCTGGTCCGCGGCGACGCGCGGCGTTTGCCGTTCCGAGGCCGATTCGACGTCGTCATCAACATGTTCACGTCGTTCGGTTATTCCGAATCGGAAGACGAGGATCTGCGTGTCCTTCGGGGGGTCCGCAAATCTCTCAAAAAAGGCGGGAGTTTTCTGATCGACGTCCTCAACCGCGAATGGCTGGTGAGGCATTTCAGCCCGAGCTTTTCACAAAGGAAGTCGGAGGGTGGAATCATCAAGGCCTCCCATCGCCAAGACTTCGACCTCAGGACAGGCCGCCTGACGACGGAACGATCGCTGCTGCTCGTTGACGGGAAGGTCGTCCGGAGCGTTTTAAGCTTTACCGTTTATTCCCTCCGCGAACTTTCGCGCCTGCTCGAAGCGGCCGGTCTCCGCCTCGAAGGGACCTATGGGGATTTCGCGGGCCGTCCTTACGGCCTGGACACCAAGCGGATGATCCTGGTCGCACGGACATGA
- a CDS encoding DUF962 domain-containing protein: MNQGSEESGPSFLETYRAKHQHPVNRVLHTAGIPMIVLSLGVVFWDWRWGLGLFALGWILQFVGHVFEGKAPAFFSNPIHLLVGPVWWAKKIISRDRSKTSASAP, translated from the coding sequence ATGAATCAGGGCTCAGAAGAATCCGGCCCCTCCTTCTTGGAGACCTACCGGGCCAAACACCAGCACCCGGTCAACCGGGTCCTGCACACGGCGGGGATTCCGATGATCGTCCTCTCACTGGGGGTCGTCTTTTGGGATTGGCGCTGGGGATTGGGGCTGTTCGCCCTAGGATGGATCCTTCAGTTCGTCGGTCATGTCTTTGAGGGCAAGGCGCCCGCGTTTTTCTCGAACCCGATCCATCTTTTGGTGGGGCCGGTTTGGTGGGCAAAGAAGATCATTTCTCGAGATCGTTCAAAAACCTCTGCAAGCGCCCCTTGA
- a CDS encoding SDR family NAD(P)-dependent oxidoreductase: MDLKGKNVLVTGAAKRIGAVIARHFADRGANILLHCHRSRNEAEKLAKQLRKKKVRTRIYSADLTDMDDTRRMCREILKDVRVVDVLVNSASIFYPIAFAKIEEKNWDDVLSIHLKAPFFLAQALAPAMKKKGAGRIINIADWAALRPYKDFLPYCVSKAGLITMTQALARTLAPEILVTAICPGAILPPPWLKTADRRAAARKILVGHWGRPEDIARAAVFLAEQDFITGSYHLVDGGEFLKGF; this comes from the coding sequence ATGGATCTGAAAGGAAAAAACGTCCTCGTCACCGGCGCCGCTAAGAGGATCGGCGCGGTTATCGCCCGGCATTTCGCGGATCGCGGGGCGAACATTCTGCTCCATTGCCATCGTTCGCGGAACGAGGCCGAGAAGCTCGCGAAGCAGCTCCGAAAAAAGAAGGTCCGAACCCGAATCTATTCAGCGGACCTGACGGACATGGACGACACCCGGCGCATGTGCCGGGAGATTCTCAAGGACGTCCGGGTCGTGGATGTTTTGGTCAACAGCGCCTCCATTTTTTATCCGATCGCCTTTGCGAAGATCGAGGAAAAGAACTGGGATGACGTCTTGTCCATCCATCTCAAGGCCCCGTTCTTTCTCGCTCAGGCGCTGGCCCCCGCGATGAAAAAGAAGGGCGCGGGGCGCATCATCAACATCGCCGATTGGGCCGCCCTTCGGCCTTATAAGGACTTTCTCCCCTACTGCGTTTCCAAGGCGGGATTAATCACGATGACGCAGGCGCTGGCCAGGACCCTGGCACCGGAGATCTTAGTCACCGCCATTTGCCCCGGCGCAATTCTCCCGCCTCCGTGGTTGAAAACGGCGGATCGGCGCGCGGCCGCCCGCAAAATTCTGGTGGGCCATTGGGGTCGTCCGGAGGATATCGCGCGGGCGGCGGTCTTTCTGGCCGAGCAGGATTTCATCACCGGGAGCTACCATTTGGTTGACGGCGGCGAGTTTCTCAAAGGCTTCTAA
- a CDS encoding ferredoxin family protein, which translates to MPYVINQECLGEQYADCVDVCPVNCIYPGDYKGEKFMVIDPDVCIDCGACLPECPVEAIVASVDDAPEWAKVNAELTPLFKNNPAVTPRSPQDPPKKKHPNPGLKP; encoded by the coding sequence ATGCCTTATGTCATCAATCAGGAGTGTTTGGGGGAACAGTACGCAGATTGTGTCGATGTCTGCCCCGTCAATTGCATCTACCCCGGCGATTACAAGGGCGAGAAATTCATGGTGATAGACCCGGACGTTTGCATCGATTGCGGCGCCTGCTTGCCGGAATGCCCGGTGGAGGCCATCGTCGCCTCGGTCGACGACGCCCCGGAATGGGCGAAGGTGAACGCGGAACTCACGCCCCTCTTCAAGAACAACCCGGCGGTGACGCCCCGGTCGCCGCAAGACCCGCCTAAGAAGAAGCATCCGAATCCCGGTTTGAAGCCATAG